A window of the Teredinibacter franksiae genome harbors these coding sequences:
- a CDS encoding cytochrome c oxidase subunit 3, with amino-acid sequence MEQKHETYYVPEQSKLPILASLGLFLTVFGLGNWMNEMSADKDGSGATIFLLGFVLLAAVLFKWFSTVIDENMKGLNGAQLKRSYVWGMGWFIFSEVMFFSAFFGALWYLRNISLPSLSEGPTSELLWNDFKAEWPLMTTPDMAKGVESGVVGPDQNMSNPGVGKWTSWLPFWNTAVLITSSFTVHFAHTALKKDNKKRFNIWLGITVALGIIFLILQVEEYVHAYSHMGLTLETGVYGTTFFMLTGFHGLHVTMGTFMLLVQWLRSVTKGHFSHSDCFGFEASSWYWHFVDVVWVGLFLFVYILG; translated from the coding sequence ATGGAACAAAAACACGAAACTTACTATGTTCCCGAGCAGAGCAAGTTACCAATACTGGCATCCCTTGGTTTGTTTTTAACGGTATTTGGTCTTGGGAACTGGATGAACGAAATGTCCGCCGACAAAGACGGCAGCGGCGCTACAATATTTTTACTCGGCTTTGTGCTTTTGGCCGCTGTACTCTTTAAGTGGTTTTCCACCGTTATCGACGAAAACATGAAAGGCCTAAACGGTGCACAGCTTAAGCGCTCCTATGTTTGGGGTATGGGTTGGTTTATATTTTCTGAGGTTATGTTTTTCAGCGCCTTCTTCGGGGCTTTGTGGTACTTGCGCAATATATCGTTGCCTAGCTTAAGTGAAGGGCCCACAAGTGAATTGTTGTGGAATGACTTTAAAGCCGAATGGCCACTCATGACTACGCCCGATATGGCGAAAGGTGTTGAAAGTGGCGTTGTAGGCCCAGATCAAAACATGAGCAACCCCGGCGTGGGTAAATGGACAAGTTGGTTGCCCTTCTGGAACACGGCGGTATTGATTACCTCCAGTTTCACGGTACATTTTGCCCATACGGCACTTAAAAAAGACAACAAAAAGCGGTTCAACATTTGGCTCGGTATTACTGTCGCGCTGGGCATTATTTTCTTAATCTTGCAAGTGGAAGAATATGTTCACGCCTACAGCCATATGGGCCTTACCCTGGAAACAGGTGTATACGGCACCACCTTCTTTATGCTCACTGGTTTCCACGGCCTGCACGTTACCATGGGTACTTTTATGCTACTGGTGCAATGGCTGCGTTCGGTAACCAAGGGCCACTTCAGTCACAGTGACTGCTTTGGCTTCGAAGCGTCCAGTTGGTATTGGCACTTTGTAGATGTGGTATGGGTTGGTCTGTTCCTCTTTGTTTATATACTGGGATAA
- a CDS encoding DUF2909 domain-containing protein: MSTTGLKIAIIILFIAMVASLSSGLVFLVKDISRSESKRTLIALGVRVTLAAALMGTIGYGIYSGKLSNTAPWGEHRQAPATQQ; encoded by the coding sequence ATGAGCACCACAGGCTTAAAAATCGCCATCATCATACTGTTTATTGCCATGGTTGCCAGCCTCAGTAGCGGGCTGGTTTTTCTGGTCAAGGATATAAGCCGCTCAGAATCGAAAAGAACGCTTATTGCGCTAGGTGTGAGGGTTACCCTTGCAGCCGCACTCATGGGAACCATTGGCTACGGTATTTACAGCGGAAAATTATCGAATACGGCTCCTTGGGGGGAACACCGACAGGCGCCAGCTACTCAGCAATAA
- a CDS encoding SURF1 family protein, with protein MATNQRLALTLNWKLTAFSVLLLPVLLSLGIWQMGRAQEKQTLQQSWLAEQAEPAVDYREILATAESVRRVYLEGEFYREKFWLIENKQLAGELGYQVVMPFKTQLGDWILVNRGWIKAGYYREDNPTINTTTGVHRITGTLKYPSDSRFIEHKPTEKALNWPHRLLEIDIALMAKQAGQHFEPQALLIDPDSQDALLVNWQPINMTPEKHRGYAVQWFAMAFALCVLWLATNTNILNLIKQTDKYDE; from the coding sequence ATGGCGACAAACCAACGGCTAGCTTTAACGCTGAACTGGAAGCTGACGGCTTTTTCAGTGTTGTTGCTGCCGGTTTTGCTTAGCTTGGGTATTTGGCAAATGGGTCGCGCGCAAGAGAAGCAGACCTTACAGCAAAGCTGGCTGGCCGAGCAAGCTGAGCCGGCCGTAGATTACCGCGAGATTTTAGCAACCGCCGAAAGCGTGCGGCGTGTGTATTTAGAGGGCGAATTTTACCGCGAAAAATTTTGGTTAATCGAAAACAAGCAGTTGGCTGGCGAGCTCGGTTATCAGGTGGTAATGCCCTTTAAGACCCAATTGGGCGACTGGATACTGGTTAATCGTGGTTGGATCAAGGCTGGCTACTACCGGGAAGATAACCCAACAATTAACACCACTACTGGGGTGCATAGAATTACCGGTACGCTCAAGTACCCGAGTGATTCGCGGTTTATCGAGCATAAGCCAACCGAAAAAGCGTTAAACTGGCCCCATAGGCTATTGGAAATTGATATTGCGCTTATGGCGAAACAAGCCGGCCAACATTTTGAGCCCCAAGCGCTGCTTATCGACCCCGACAGCCAGGATGCTCTGCTGGTAAACTGGCAGCCTATTAATATGACGCCCGAGAAACACCGTGGTTATGCCGTACAGTGGTTTGCCATGGCCTTCGCGCTTTGCGTACTTTGGCTGGCTACCAACACCAATATTTTGAATTTAATAAAGCAAACAGATAAATACGATGAATAG
- a CDS encoding COX15/CtaA family protein, producing MTRLALLALIMATIVVVLGAFTRLVDAGLGCPDWPTCYGHVWVPNEAHEIEAANQLFEQTPVEAHKTWPEQIHRIFASTLGLVILGIFGIAYNARKNSQPLRSVLILLVVLVSGVVARVIIGDILDPYLWVLIGLYFGNLARIKAPAIKDKQPFLLPALLAGLVIVQGFFGMWTVTLKLWPQVVTAHLLGGFATLSLIWLLLQRSGGWHWSLQAPQVIKLMALQKLALLTLVLVVCQIALGGWTSSNYAALACPDFPTCQNMYLPQADYAQGFNIFQQVGPNYLGGLMDNNARTAIHLIHRFGAIVVTLVTLLLTVRLWQIKTKLASRMAVAVTGIVVTQVALGISNIVFALPLSIAVLHNAGGALFLLAMVTLNHRIRTVKTL from the coding sequence ATGACAAGGCTGGCGTTACTGGCTTTAATTATGGCTACGATTGTAGTGGTGCTCGGCGCCTTTACGCGTTTGGTAGACGCTGGCCTAGGTTGCCCAGACTGGCCAACGTGCTATGGCCATGTGTGGGTGCCAAATGAAGCCCATGAAATTGAAGCGGCTAACCAACTGTTTGAACAAACCCCCGTAGAAGCCCATAAAACCTGGCCAGAACAAATTCATAGAATTTTTGCATCAACGCTTGGCTTAGTTATTCTTGGTATTTTCGGCATCGCGTATAACGCCAGAAAAAATAGCCAGCCATTGCGCAGCGTACTCATTCTATTGGTTGTGTTGGTTTCTGGTGTTGTAGCAAGGGTTATCATAGGCGATATACTGGATCCTTACCTGTGGGTGCTTATTGGGCTTTATTTCGGTAATTTAGCACGAATAAAAGCGCCTGCGATCAAAGATAAGCAGCCGTTTCTACTACCGGCTTTACTGGCGGGTTTAGTAATCGTTCAAGGCTTTTTTGGCATGTGGACGGTTACCTTAAAACTATGGCCTCAAGTGGTAACCGCGCACCTACTGGGCGGGTTCGCTACGCTAAGTTTAATTTGGCTGCTATTGCAACGCAGTGGCGGTTGGCATTGGTCGTTACAGGCACCGCAGGTTATTAAATTGATGGCGTTGCAAAAACTTGCTTTGCTAACACTTGTGCTCGTTGTCTGCCAAATTGCCTTGGGCGGCTGGACTTCGTCTAACTATGCCGCACTTGCCTGTCCAGATTTTCCAACCTGTCAAAACATGTATTTACCCCAGGCAGACTACGCCCAAGGCTTTAACATTTTCCAGCAAGTGGGCCCTAATTATCTCGGCGGCTTAATGGATAACAATGCGCGTACGGCTATCCACTTAATCCACCGTTTTGGCGCGATAGTGGTTACCCTCGTTACTTTGTTATTGACGGTTAGGCTTTGGCAGATAAAAACGAAGCTGGCTAGCAGAATGGCTGTTGCCGTGACAGGCATAGTCGTGACTCAGGTAGCTTTAGGCATAAGTAACATTGTATTTGCATTACCGCTGTCAATCGCGGTTTTGCATAACGCGGGGGGGGCCTTGTTCCTACTGGCGATGGTTACCCTTAATCACCGTATCCGCACCGTTAAGACACTCTAA
- the cyoE gene encoding heme o synthase yields MTELKEQTFEEAMQHHWKDYYELTKPTVVLLMLLTSVIGMLLATPGMVPWQVLLFGNLGIALCAGSAATVNHLVDRQVDLKMARTFNRPVAKGRVAPMNAIIFATVLGLMGMAILYFLINPTTAWLTFASLVGYAYIYTFYLKRATPQNIVIGGLAGAAPPLLGWTAVTGSVDGHGLLLVLIIFAWTPPHFWALAVHKKAEYANAEIPMLPVTHGESYTKLHILLYTIILVVVTVLPFATKMLNVLYLLGALVLGIGFIYYAITMMIGKNKNAGMDTFKYSIVYLMALFVIMLLDHYLMPVSTIGR; encoded by the coding sequence ATGACAGAGTTAAAAGAACAAACCTTTGAAGAGGCCATGCAGCATCACTGGAAGGACTATTACGAACTAACTAAGCCCACCGTGGTATTGTTAATGTTGCTAACGTCCGTTATCGGCATGCTGTTGGCAACGCCGGGTATGGTACCTTGGCAGGTGTTACTGTTTGGTAACCTGGGTATTGCGCTTTGTGCAGGTTCAGCGGCTACGGTAAACCACCTTGTTGACCGACAAGTTGATTTAAAAATGGCGCGGACCTTTAACCGACCTGTAGCAAAAGGCCGGGTAGCCCCCATGAACGCTATTATTTTTGCCACAGTACTCGGCCTTATGGGTATGGCAATACTGTATTTTCTCATTAACCCCACTACCGCCTGGCTAACGTTCGCCTCTCTGGTGGGGTACGCGTATATCTACACCTTTTATTTAAAGCGTGCGACACCGCAAAACATTGTGATTGGCGGCCTTGCGGGTGCGGCACCGCCGTTACTTGGCTGGACAGCGGTAACAGGCAGTGTTGACGGCCACGGTTTATTGCTAGTGCTTATTATTTTTGCGTGGACACCACCGCATTTCTGGGCCTTGGCCGTACACAAAAAAGCGGAATACGCGAATGCCGAAATTCCCATGTTACCCGTTACCCACGGCGAAAGTTATACCAAACTGCATATATTGCTCTACACCATAATTCTGGTAGTGGTTACGGTATTGCCATTTGCAACGAAAATGCTAAATGTATTGTATTTGTTGGGCGCACTTGTACTGGGCATTGGGTTTATTTACTACGCCATTACAATGATGATAGGTAAAAATAAAAATGCCGGCATGGATACCTTTAAATATTCGATCGTCTATTTAATGGCTCTGTTTGTAATCATGTTGCTTGACCACTACCTTATGCCTGTATCAACAATTGGTCGTTAA
- a CDS encoding SCO family protein: MTNNSLNAVKTPAQKRGIAKTVALIVALMALFVAGFFHKMLQPRVMSEMELRVNGAVVFDNPRIIKDFSLTDQKGNAFKLENITGKWTIMFFGFTHCPDICPVTMAKLAQVYEKLDSRIAEQTQVVLVSVDPARDTPEKLTPYVAHFHEDFIGVSGDFLQTMQLTQNLNVAFRKVMLDNDYTVDHTGNIVIINPKGHYHAFIKPPFELARMITVYQSIVTTF, from the coding sequence ATGACAAATAATTCTCTAAACGCTGTAAAAACCCCTGCGCAGAAACGCGGTATTGCTAAAACCGTGGCCCTTATAGTTGCGCTTATGGCGTTGTTTGTTGCGGGTTTCTTTCACAAAATGCTACAACCTCGCGTTATGAGCGAGATGGAATTACGGGTCAACGGCGCCGTTGTATTTGATAATCCACGCATCATTAAAGATTTCTCGCTTACCGACCAAAAAGGCAACGCTTTTAAGCTGGAAAATATTACCGGCAAGTGGACCATTATGTTTTTTGGTTTTACCCACTGCCCGGATATCTGCCCAGTTACCATGGCAAAATTGGCCCAAGTGTATGAAAAACTCGACAGCCGTATTGCTGAGCAAACACAGGTTGTATTAGTAAGCGTAGACCCGGCACGCGATACGCCCGAAAAGCTTACGCCATATGTGGCGCATTTCCACGAAGATTTTATTGGCGTTAGCGGCGATTTTTTACAGACCATGCAGCTAACCCAAAATTTAAATGTCGCCTTTCGCAAGGTGATGCTAGATAACGACTATACGGTTGATCATACCGGCAACATTGTGATTATAAATCCGAAAGGCCATTACCACGCTTTTATAAAGCCACCCTTTGAGCTGGCCCGTATGATTACGGTGTACCAATCGATTGTGACAACTTTTTAG
- a CDS encoding outer membrane lipoprotein-sorting protein: MTTLKPLALALTYTTSLLFAHATFANTPEETGLKIAKEVDTRDIGFGDSISEITMSLKDQHGNERSRKMRNRTMEVLGDGDKSIIIFDNPGDVKGTAFLSYTHKTGPDDQWLFLPALKRIKKISSSNKAGAFMNSEFAFEDIASQEVEKYSYRFLRDDTYEGKPVFVNESDPVDPKSGYSKLEVYIDTERYIPLKIDFYDRGERLKKTLVLSNYSQYLGKYWRAHTWSMRNHQTGKSTVLTMENWKFGNGFTDKDFNKNSLSRIK; this comes from the coding sequence ATGACCACTCTCAAACCCCTCGCCCTTGCGCTCACGTATACCACCAGCTTGCTGTTTGCACACGCAACTTTTGCAAACACGCCCGAGGAAACTGGTTTAAAGATCGCCAAGGAAGTTGATACCCGAGATATTGGCTTTGGCGATTCAATATCCGAAATCACCATGTCGCTGAAAGACCAACACGGCAACGAGCGCAGCCGTAAGATGCGCAATCGCACCATGGAAGTTCTCGGCGATGGCGATAAATCTATCATTATTTTCGACAACCCTGGTGATGTTAAGGGTACCGCATTTTTGAGTTATACCCACAAAACAGGGCCAGACGACCAGTGGCTATTCTTACCTGCGCTTAAACGTATTAAGAAGATTTCCTCTAGTAACAAAGCCGGGGCTTTCATGAACAGCGAATTTGCGTTTGAAGATATTGCCTCACAGGAGGTTGAGAAGTACAGCTACCGGTTTTTGCGAGACGACACCTATGAAGGCAAGCCTGTATTCGTCAATGAAAGCGACCCCGTAGACCCTAAATCGGGCTACTCAAAGCTCGAGGTCTATATTGATACAGAGCGCTATATCCCACTTAAAATAGATTTCTATGATCGCGGTGAGCGCTTAAAGAAAACCTTAGTGCTATCAAACTACAGCCAGTACCTCGGTAAATACTGGCGTGCGCACACATGGTCGATGCGTAATCATCAAACCGGCAAAAGTACGGTATTAACCATGGAAAACTGGAAGTTCGGTAACGGTTTTACCGACAAAGATTTCAACAAAAACAGTCTTTCGCGTATCAAGTAA
- a CDS encoding efflux RND transporter permease subunit, which yields MVQSHAFDKRIGRFADLIIRQRWWIVLSAVIISLVLASGMRFLGFDNDYRVFFSEDNPHLQAFDEQQRTYTKNDNILFTLTPNNGEVFSPKTLAAVEEVTREAWLMPFALRVDSISNFQYSHADGDELIVEDLVVNGAEYGPAQLAHAKAIAQSEPFIVGQLLNQDASVTAVNVTFQMPQLSMDENPQAVTVARALKDKIEAKYPVTVHLSGVVMLSNAFFESSMNDMATLIPAMYLVIILITFALVRSVGATLTTVLVIFFSMLGAMGAAGFAGIKITPPSSSATTIIMTLAVADSIHFLVSMFAGMRKGMNRHDAIRHSMKINFSPILLTSITTAVGFLSMNFSDAPPFHDLGNMTAIGVMIAFALSVTLLPAMMAIIPVKANASQTRFGTWMEALGEFVLAKRKPIFIVSALGGIALAAAIPLNTFDDNFVKYFDESVEFRTDTDYINDNLTGIYQVQFSLSAGADYGISDPEFLAKVDSFVNWYRSQPEVTHVNSFTDTFKRINKNMHDDDPSYYSLPKDKSLAAQYLLLYELSLPEGLDLNNQMDIGKSATQVIVTLHDMPSSKIADVAQRGRNWLSENAQLDSYGVGPSVMFAYISETNMKSMLAGTFVAILVISLIITFALKSVRIGLISLIPNLLPLAAAFGLWGILVGEVNVAVSMVSGMALGIVVDDSVHFLSKYLRARRDEGLSTEDAIRYAFSTVGVAIVVTSIILVAGFSVLAQSSFGMNSGMAILTAIAITLALILDFLLLPVLLLKLDKQPATESITPAKDIIKSKDPQMEFKPQPEIVA from the coding sequence ATGGTTCAGTCTCATGCTTTCGACAAACGTATCGGTCGCTTTGCCGACCTTATAATTCGCCAACGCTGGTGGATAGTACTCTCGGCGGTAATTATTAGCCTAGTGCTCGCCAGCGGCATGCGCTTTCTCGGTTTCGACAACGACTACCGCGTGTTCTTCTCTGAAGATAATCCGCATCTCCAGGCGTTCGACGAACAACAGCGTACCTATACCAAAAACGACAACATTCTCTTCACCCTCACCCCCAATAACGGCGAGGTGTTCAGCCCCAAAACCCTAGCGGCGGTTGAGGAGGTCACACGTGAAGCCTGGCTAATGCCGTTTGCGCTGCGCGTAGACTCCATTTCTAACTTCCAATATTCCCACGCGGATGGCGACGAACTTATCGTGGAAGACCTAGTAGTCAACGGAGCAGAGTACGGCCCCGCACAACTAGCACACGCCAAAGCCATCGCCCAGTCTGAGCCTTTTATCGTGGGTCAACTGCTAAACCAGGACGCCAGTGTTACAGCGGTAAATGTAACCTTTCAGATGCCTCAGCTGTCTATGGACGAAAACCCTCAGGCTGTAACGGTTGCCCGTGCGCTAAAGGACAAGATAGAAGCTAAGTACCCGGTTACTGTGCACCTTTCCGGCGTTGTTATGCTCTCTAATGCTTTTTTCGAGTCGAGCATGAACGACATGGCAACACTAATTCCTGCGATGTATCTGGTTATCATACTAATTACATTTGCACTAGTGCGCTCTGTCGGGGCCACCTTAACAACCGTATTGGTCATATTTTTTTCAATGCTCGGTGCAATGGGCGCAGCGGGTTTTGCGGGTATTAAAATTACCCCTCCGTCTTCTTCGGCCACTACCATTATCATGACCCTGGCGGTAGCCGACTCTATACACTTTCTGGTGTCGATGTTCGCTGGTATGCGTAAGGGCATGAACCGGCACGACGCTATTCGCCATAGTATGAAAATAAATTTTTCTCCTATATTGCTCACCTCGATTACCACCGCCGTCGGTTTTTTGTCGATGAACTTCAGCGATGCCCCACCGTTCCACGACTTAGGTAATATGACCGCTATCGGTGTGATGATCGCTTTTGCGCTTTCAGTAACGTTGTTACCGGCAATGATGGCAATAATTCCTGTAAAAGCGAATGCAAGCCAAACACGCTTTGGCACATGGATGGAAGCGCTGGGTGAATTTGTGCTCGCCAAGCGTAAGCCAATATTCATCGTAAGTGCGCTTGGGGGCATCGCGCTCGCCGCTGCCATTCCGCTCAATACTTTTGATGATAATTTTGTAAAGTATTTTGATGAGTCTGTAGAGTTTAGAACCGACACCGATTACATCAACGATAATTTAACCGGTATTTATCAAGTGCAATTTTCGCTGTCTGCCGGCGCAGATTACGGCATAAGCGACCCAGAATTTTTGGCAAAAGTCGATAGTTTCGTAAATTGGTATCGCTCACAACCCGAAGTTACGCACGTTAATAGTTTTACTGATACCTTCAAGCGTATTAACAAAAACATGCACGATGATGACCCCTCTTACTACTCGCTGCCAAAAGATAAATCATTAGCGGCACAATATTTGTTGCTGTATGAATTGTCGTTACCAGAAGGCCTGGATCTTAACAACCAAATGGACATTGGCAAAAGCGCCACTCAGGTTATCGTCACCCTTCACGACATGCCCTCCAGTAAAATTGCCGACGTCGCCCAGCGCGGACGTAATTGGTTATCGGAAAATGCTCAGTTAGACTCCTACGGCGTTGGCCCATCGGTTATGTTCGCCTATATCTCCGAAACCAATATGAAAAGTATGCTCGCCGGCACCTTCGTCGCCATACTGGTTATTTCGCTTATTATTACGTTTGCGCTCAAAAGTGTGCGTATTGGTTTAATAAGCCTTATTCCAAACCTATTACCCTTAGCGGCTGCTTTTGGTCTTTGGGGCATTCTTGTGGGTGAAGTAAATGTGGCCGTATCCATGGTGTCGGGTATGGCGCTGGGAATTGTTGTGGATGACTCCGTACACTTTCTCAGTAAATATCTGCGTGCTCGGCGCGACGAGGGGCTAAGTACGGAGGATGCCATTCGGTATGCTTTCTCTACGGTTGGCGTGGCCATTGTCGTTACCAGTATTATTCTGGTTGCCGGCTTTAGCGTACTCGCACAATCTAGCTTTGGCATGAATTCGGGCATGGCCATTCTTACGGCTATTGCGATTACCTTGGCGCTAATACTGGATTTTCTGTTGCTCCCCGTTCTGCTGCTTAAACTAGACAAGCAGCCCGCAACAGAAAGCATTACACCCGCTAAAGACATTATTAAATCTAAAGACCCTCAAATGGAATTTAAACCTCAGCCGGAGATTGTTGCATGA
- a CDS encoding TetR/AcrR family transcriptional regulator gives MNALRDPEATRAHLLEVAAEEFRARGYEGASLSDILARAGVSKGGLYHHFASKQALGYAVFDEILVPYFFGKWQGPLSMQDPIQGLYELMTFFATSMTDEQLAVGCPMNKMATELGQSDDGIRDRAQAAFNTLREQFCEAFSKAKERELVAADTDTRAASAFIVASIQGLTLQGQHSGDMDSFRSGVLCLANYILSLKGHTPKT, from the coding sequence ATGAATGCACTCAGAGACCCCGAAGCCACGCGCGCGCATCTGCTAGAAGTGGCAGCCGAAGAGTTTAGAGCCCGCGGCTACGAAGGTGCTAGCTTATCGGATATTCTTGCCCGTGCGGGGGTTTCCAAGGGTGGGCTTTATCATCATTTCGCCAGCAAGCAAGCCTTAGGCTATGCGGTGTTTGACGAAATTCTGGTGCCGTATTTTTTCGGTAAATGGCAAGGCCCACTCTCTATGCAAGACCCGATTCAAGGGCTGTACGAGCTGATGACTTTCTTTGCTACCTCGATGACAGACGAACAATTGGCCGTTGGCTGCCCCATGAACAAGATGGCTACGGAGCTAGGCCAGTCTGACGACGGAATTCGTGATAGAGCTCAGGCAGCCTTTAATACGCTTCGCGAGCAATTCTGCGAAGCGTTCAGTAAGGCTAAGGAACGGGAACTGGTAGCAGCTGATACAGACACGCGGGCCGCCTCTGCATTTATCGTTGCCAGTATTCAAGGGCTCACGCTGCAGGGTCAGCACTCTGGCGATATGGATTCTTTTCGGTCTGGCGTTTTATGCCTAGCAAATTATATTCTCTCGCTGAAAGGTCACACGCCCAAAACGTAA
- a CDS encoding DUF4124 domain-containing protein, with the protein MKRLLAIVLCVCTMGTQAEILKWVDEKGRVHYGDKVPEKYKEKSETVETDTNVVDNDNRDKNKKAFKNIERQNADRSSSAQQNSAYRPPSNTPKPTTKKVNRWDCSSMPSKAAEINCKKRKGQF; encoded by the coding sequence ATGAAACGACTACTAGCGATTGTGTTATGTGTGTGTACCATGGGTACGCAGGCTGAAATACTGAAATGGGTTGACGAGAAGGGTCGGGTTCACTATGGCGACAAAGTGCCGGAAAAGTATAAAGAGAAAAGTGAAACGGTCGAAACCGACACCAACGTAGTCGATAACGACAACCGTGATAAGAACAAAAAAGCCTTCAAAAATATAGAACGGCAGAACGCAGATCGAAGTTCTAGCGCTCAACAAAATTCCGCTTACCGCCCACCTTCAAATACGCCAAAACCTACAACCAAAAAAGTAAACCGTTGGGATTGCTCCTCCATGCCGTCCAAAGCGGCAGAAATAAACTGCAAGAAAAGAAAGGGGCAGTTTTAA
- a CDS encoding RHS repeat-associated core domain-containing protein encodes MGEFFKNFSRRKDGETEEVVSAGASWANPLRFPGQYFDEETGTSYNYFRDYDANLGRYVQSNPIGLWGGGIPILTY; translated from the coding sequence ATGGGTGAATTTTTTAAGAATTTTTCAAGGAGGAAAGATGGCGAGACTGAAGAGGTTGTGTCCGCCGGGGCTAGTTGGGCGAATCCGTTGCGGTTTCCTGGTCAGTATTTTGATGAGGAGACGGGGACGAGTTATAACTATTTTCGGGATTATGATGCGAACTTGGGGAGGTATGTGCAGAGTAATCCTATTGGCTTGTGGGGAGGGGGAATACCTATTCTTACGTATTAA
- a CDS encoding transposase, translating to MARLKRLCPPGIAQHVIQRGNNRQLCFGCDEDTVFYIHWLKEYAKQFNVQVHAWVLMTNHVHLLATPMEKDGLSKLMQFLGRRYVQYFNRSYRRTGTLWEGRFKSCLVQSEEYLLQCYRYIELNPVRAKMVADPAEYKWSSYRANALGIKTDLCTPHPQYLALGETEFLRMAAYRQLFCGQLDRKLIEEIRVTVNKGMALGNARFKQELEALFSRRVQPGKPGRPAGF from the coding sequence ATGGCGAGATTGAAGAGGTTGTGTCCGCCGGGTATTGCGCAGCATGTGATTCAGCGCGGGAATAACCGGCAGCTTTGTTTTGGCTGCGATGAAGACACTGTTTTTTACATTCATTGGTTAAAAGAATACGCCAAGCAGTTTAATGTGCAGGTGCATGCTTGGGTTTTGATGACAAATCATGTGCATTTATTGGCTACGCCAATGGAGAAGGATGGTTTGTCGAAGTTGATGCAGTTTTTAGGGCGTCGTTATGTGCAATATTTTAATCGTTCGTATCGGCGAACGGGCACGTTATGGGAAGGACGGTTTAAGTCTTGCTTGGTGCAGTCTGAAGAATATTTGTTGCAGTGCTACCGTTATATTGAGTTAAACCCAGTGCGGGCCAAAATGGTGGCCGACCCCGCAGAGTACAAGTGGTCCAGTTATCGTGCGAATGCGCTGGGAATAAAAACGGATTTATGCACACCGCACCCACAATATTTGGCCTTGGGGGAAACGGAATTTCTTCGTATGGCGGCGTACCGACAACTATTTTGTGGGCAATTGGATAGAAAATTAATTGAAGAAATTCGCGTTACGGTGAATAAAGGCATGGCGTTGGGGAATGCGCGTTTTAAACAGGAGTTAGAGGCTTTATTTTCGCGCAGAGTACAGCCGGGTAAGCCAGGCCGACCAGCCGGTTTTTAG
- a CDS encoding glutaredoxin domain-containing protein, whose protein sequence is MKKFLVVVACIGLAYFVKPELFSGVTQHFGSSSGVNEGEVVLFTFDDCGRFCEDGIALLERKDIAFQHYNVASEENRKKWESMGGGNPFPVVHIGSTTLHGYDRMKWLQALAEQHGEDVFTRKQREAMASHFYSDGSDKVVMYATEWCPYCKKARKYFTDNAITYTEVDVEKSAQGLGYYEALEGTGYPLIYVGTKRFSGFGGRIPQDIKKAL, encoded by the coding sequence ATGAAAAAGTTTTTAGTGGTTGTGGCCTGTATTGGACTTGCTTATTTTGTTAAACCTGAATTATTTTCGGGTGTCACTCAACATTTTGGCTCCAGTTCGGGAGTGAATGAAGGCGAGGTTGTGTTATTCACCTTTGATGACTGCGGGCGTTTTTGCGAAGACGGCATCGCGCTATTGGAACGCAAAGACATTGCGTTTCAACATTACAATGTAGCCAGCGAAGAGAACAGAAAAAAGTGGGAGAGCATGGGCGGTGGCAACCCCTTCCCAGTTGTGCATATTGGTTCTACCACTTTACATGGCTATGACCGTATGAAGTGGTTGCAAGCGCTGGCCGAACAGCACGGCGAGGACGTTTTTACTCGCAAACAGCGAGAGGCAATGGCATCACATTTTTATAGCGATGGTAGCGATAAGGTGGTGATGTACGCAACCGAGTGGTGCCCTTACTGTAAGAAGGCGCGGAAATATTTTACCGATAATGCTATTACGTATACAGAAGTGGATGTTGAAAAGTCGGCGCAAGGGTTAGGTTATTACGAGGCGCTAGAGGGCACGGGCTACCCGCTTATTTATGTGGGAACGAAACGATTTTCTGGTTTTGGCGGCCGTATTCCACAAGATATTAAGAAAGCACTTTAA